Proteins encoded in a region of the Anaerolineae bacterium genome:
- a CDS encoding MoxR family ATPase: MREVQAFAERVIANVEQVIVGKRRVIEYIVVALLCEGHVLLEDVPGVGKTMLARAIAASLGVTFKRLQCTPDLLPSDVIGVSVFNEKTREFEFRPGPAFANILLADEINRATPRTQAALLECMGERQITVDGTTYTLARPFLVLATQNPIEYEGTFPLPEAQLDRFLFKLSLGYLDLAEESHMLLNLQRQHPIERLEPVVNGSRVPELAQQVWEVHVDDTVRDYIVRLVQATRRHPDLALGASPRGSLGLFRSSQALAAVRGRDYVLPDDVKELAPLVLSHRCIVHPESALRGRSSARVIADLLEQVELNIGEVSTPR; encoded by the coding sequence GTGCGGGAGGTTCAAGCCTTTGCTGAGCGCGTCATCGCCAACGTCGAGCAGGTGATCGTGGGCAAACGGAGGGTGATCGAGTACATCGTCGTAGCGCTGTTGTGTGAAGGACATGTGCTGCTGGAGGATGTACCAGGCGTCGGCAAGACCATGTTGGCCCGGGCGATCGCCGCCTCCTTGGGCGTCACCTTCAAACGGCTACAGTGCACACCCGACCTCCTTCCCAGCGATGTCATCGGCGTCTCCGTTTTCAACGAGAAGACCCGCGAGTTCGAGTTTCGGCCAGGGCCTGCTTTCGCTAACATCCTATTGGCCGACGAGATCAATCGGGCCACCCCGCGCACTCAGGCCGCGCTGTTGGAGTGCATGGGCGAACGCCAGATCACCGTTGACGGCACGACATATACCCTGGCTCGCCCCTTCCTCGTCCTAGCCACCCAGAACCCCATCGAATACGAGGGCACGTTCCCGCTTCCAGAGGCGCAATTGGATCGCTTCCTGTTCAAGTTGAGCCTGGGCTACCTGGACCTCGCCGAGGAATCGCACATGCTGCTGAACCTGCAACGCCAGCATCCCATCGAGCGACTGGAGCCGGTGGTCAACGGTTCGCGCGTGCCCGAGCTGGCCCAGCAAGTATGGGAGGTGCACGTGGATGACACCGTGCGGGATTACATCGTGCGCCTCGTACAGGCTACCCGGCGGCACCCTGACCTGGCGCTAGGGGCCAGCCCGCGCGGCAGCCTGGGCCTGTTCCGCAGCAGTCAAGCGCTGGCCGCCGTACGAGGGCGCGACTACGTCTTGCCAGACGACGTGAAAGAGCTGGCCCCGCTCGTCTTGAGCCACCGCTGCATCGTTCACCCGGAGAGCGCCCTGCGCGGCCGCTCGAGCGCGCGCGTGATTGCAGATCTCCTAGAACAGGTCGAGCTGAACATCGGCGAGGTCTCGACGCCGCGATGA
- a CDS encoding ThiF family adenylyltransferase: MHALTCPRPIFQHILQALAAVPEQPAFARVGLSTAGPDREWLVRDRVPSPSTTAGPFVRFALASTPPAGLEVPERWPPGLVGQVYVGYGPSRGHLWGFARSERSIELLQRFNLVGPGTHRIRMADCGWRISDEKLEISDAERERCSRTIGALGSEATWQRLVSLRVAVIGCGRTGSLAAVTLARLGVSRLILIDPDLVERHNLREMDAVTEADVERPKAKALADHLRPLLLAGQDPVIPLVASIADQVALAAAKGCHVLVCCVDNGAARLAAAIVATLYHRVLLDIGTGIHFTANDSLAQGPHNQLRTRVMGADVRLILPGDGCLLCRGSLTDYAQAVDELCHHRSLTVLREGEWHMQRAGSLRSLNQLAVGLGMQMLQDLVAERLQASIWAHLEFDLAGRLQVTYPQPSGEVASCPLCARAGLGDDGLAWS; encoded by the coding sequence ATGCACGCCCTGACTTGCCCCAGGCCCATCTTCCAGCACATCCTCCAGGCCCTGGCCGCAGTGCCGGAGCAGCCCGCCTTTGCCCGCGTAGGCCTCTCCACCGCAGGACCTGACCGGGAATGGCTGGTGCGCGATCGCGTCCCTTCTCCCTCGACCACGGCCGGGCCATTCGTCCGCTTCGCGCTGGCCTCCACCCCTCCGGCCGGACTGGAGGTTCCTGAACGGTGGCCTCCGGGCCTGGTCGGCCAGGTCTATGTAGGCTACGGCCCCTCTCGCGGCCACCTGTGGGGCTTCGCTCGTAGCGAACGCAGTATCGAACTCCTCCAGCGCTTCAACCTGGTCGGCCCAGGGACGCATCGGATAAGGATGGCGGATTGTGGATGGCGAATTTCGGATGAGAAGCTAGAGATCTCGGATGCGGAACGAGAACGCTGTAGCCGCACGATTGGGGCTTTAGGCAGCGAAGCAACTTGGCAACGGCTCGTGAGCTTGCGCGTTGCGGTGATCGGCTGCGGCCGCACCGGTTCGTTGGCTGCGGTCACCCTGGCGCGGTTGGGGGTGAGCCGGCTCATCCTGATTGACCCAGATCTTGTCGAGCGCCACAACCTGAGAGAGATGGATGCCGTTACGGAGGCCGATGTAGAACGCCCCAAGGCTAAAGCCCTGGCCGACCACCTGCGGCCCTTGCTCCTCGCCGGACAGGACCCGGTGATCCCCCTGGTCGCGTCTATCGCCGACCAGGTTGCCCTTGCGGCGGCGAAGGGATGCCATGTGTTGGTCTGCTGCGTAGACAACGGCGCCGCCCGCCTAGCCGCGGCCATCGTGGCGACCCTATACCACCGCGTGTTGCTGGATATCGGCACCGGCATCCACTTTACCGCGAACGATAGCCTAGCTCAAGGTCCGCATAACCAACTTCGAACTCGGGTGATGGGAGCCGACGTGCGCCTGATCCTGCCCGGTGATGGCTGCCTGCTGTGCAGGGGAAGCCTGACCGATTACGCTCAGGCGGTGGATGAGCTGTGCCATCATCGCTCACTGACGGTCCTACGAGAGGGGGAGTGGCACATGCAGCGCGCCGGATCGCTACGCAGCTTAAACCAACTGGCCGTCGGCTTGGGGATGCAGATGCTGCAAGACCTGGTAGCGGAACGGTTACAGGCCTCCATCTGGGCCCACCTCGAGTTCGACCTAGCTGGACGACTACAAGTGACATATCCACAGCCGTCCGGTGAGGTTGCATCTTGTCCCCTCTGTGCTCGAGCAGGGCTGGGCGATGATGGGCTGGCTTGGTCATAG
- a CDS encoding DUF58 domain-containing protein, protein MDISFLIILLFALFILLRVEFIFYIVYVLFGTWALSRWWAGRALSHLHAQRIYTDHAFLGEQVPVELRLTNRSRLPIPWLRISESVPLALHSPSFVRRVAFLPSRGCIAVTYTLDCRRRGYYTLGPLSLHTGDLFGFSEVQGQEAKVDAITVYPRIIPLTKLGLSSNLPFGTVRTRQRLFEDPTRLIGLREYQAGDPLHRIHWKVSAHSGDLLVTKLDKAISLETAILLNLHAADYDPQWAVVSSEWAIVVAASIAHHLTEQRQPVGLLTNGRDPLSQGQAPAIPPRSGRGHLIKILEVLARVELASDGGEPFPVWSREAALHLGWGTTAIAITPKGDEATCQALHQLQRAGLNAVLIVTEPSLQFSRVRQRARYFGFPAYHVAREEDLELWRAPTRELVV, encoded by the coding sequence ATGGATATCTCGTTTCTGATCATCCTGCTGTTTGCGCTCTTCATCCTGCTTAGGGTGGAGTTCATCTTCTACATCGTCTATGTGCTCTTCGGGACGTGGGCGCTCTCCCGATGGTGGGCCGGCCGCGCGCTGAGCCATCTGCACGCACAGCGCATCTACACCGACCACGCCTTCCTGGGCGAACAGGTGCCCGTCGAGCTGCGGCTCACCAACCGCAGCCGCCTCCCGATCCCCTGGCTGCGTATCAGCGAATCGGTGCCGCTCGCTCTGCACTCACCCAGTTTCGTGCGCCGAGTGGCCTTTCTACCCTCCCGGGGATGCATTGCCGTGACGTACACGCTGGATTGCCGACGGCGCGGCTACTACACCCTAGGGCCGCTCAGCCTCCACACAGGTGATCTCTTCGGCTTTTCTGAGGTCCAGGGGCAGGAGGCGAAGGTGGACGCCATCACCGTCTACCCACGCATCATCCCCCTGACCAAGCTCGGCCTCTCCTCCAACCTGCCGTTTGGGACGGTGCGCACCCGCCAACGGCTGTTCGAGGATCCGACGCGCCTGATCGGCCTGCGCGAGTATCAGGCCGGCGACCCATTGCATCGCATCCATTGGAAGGTCAGCGCCCATAGTGGCGATCTCCTGGTGACCAAGCTAGACAAAGCCATCTCCCTGGAGACGGCTATCCTGCTGAACTTGCACGCGGCCGATTACGATCCCCAATGGGCCGTCGTCTCCAGCGAGTGGGCCATCGTCGTAGCCGCTTCCATCGCTCACCACCTGACGGAGCAGCGGCAGCCGGTGGGGCTGCTCACCAACGGGCGCGATCCCCTCAGCCAAGGGCAAGCCCCCGCGATCCCGCCCCGCTCGGGCCGCGGCCATCTGATCAAGATCCTGGAAGTGCTGGCGCGCGTCGAGCTGGCCTCTGACGGAGGAGAGCCGTTCCCCGTGTGGAGCCGAGAAGCGGCCCTGCATCTGGGATGGGGGACAACGGCGATCGCGATCACGCCTAAGGGGGATGAGGCGACCTGTCAGGCCCTGCACCAGCTTCAGCGCGCAGGGCTGAATGCCGTGTTGATCGTGACGGAGCCAAGCCTGCAGTTCAGCCGGGTCCGTCAGCGAGCCCGATATTTTGGCTTTCCTGCCTATCATGTTGCGCGGGAGGAGGACCTGGAGCTCTGGCGCGCACCTACACGAGAGCTCGTCGTTTAA
- a CDS encoding zf-HC2 domain-containing protein, whose translation MKVRKIPVTPEKVDELMALFRGLPAQPVGEHLTDGEFIAYVMGTLSADEVARLDIHLDSCLACAAEVERLQEVAAF comes from the coding sequence ATGAAAGTGCGTAAGATCCCAGTGACACCGGAGAAAGTGGATGAGCTGATGGCCCTCTTCCGCGGCCTGCCAGCTCAGCCCGTGGGCGAGCACCTGACCGACGGCGAGTTCATCGCCTACGTCATGGGCACCCTGTCCGCCGACGAGGTCGCCCGGCTGGACATCCACCTCGACTCCTGCCTCGCGTGCGCGGCTGAGGTGGAGCGGCTGCAGGAGGTCGCAGCCTTCTGA
- a CDS encoding nucleotidyltransferase domain-containing protein, translating into MDEEILKGIIRRIVEVAQPEKIILFGSAARGGLGPNSDVDLLVVKGGDFNYYTLLGDIYLSFHGLGHAADVVLVTPAQVEQYRDTHCLVIAPALGEGKEVYRAPTPFSGEPLSRVGSACPT; encoded by the coding sequence GTGGACGAGGAAATCCTTAAAGGGATCATTCGGCGCATTGTGGAGGTGGCGCAGCCGGAGAAGATCATCCTGTTTGGCTCCGCAGCGAGGGGGGGACTAGGGCCGAACAGCGATGTAGACCTGCTGGTAGTCAAAGGGGGCGACTTCAACTACTACACCCTTCTTGGCGACATCTACCTGAGCTTTCACGGGCTAGGCCATGCCGCGGATGTCGTTCTGGTAACTCCAGCCCAGGTGGAGCAGTACCGCGATACGCACTGCCTGGTCATTGCACCTGCTCTAGGTGAAGGGAAGGAGGTCTATCGTGCCCCAACGCCGTTCAGTGGTGAGCCGTTATCCCGGGTTGGCTCCGCTTGTCCGACGTGA
- a CDS encoding UbiD family decarboxylase, translating into MSDPFPSLRTFLAQAEAAGYLLTIRRPVSPRLEMAQVIYALDGRPVLFTNVPDSDYRVASGVCSDRRYFAMALGCRPEQLLFRLADALAAPQTPPIVTDAPCQEVVEGEVDLTRLPFLTHWEGDAGPYATAAVAIVSDPDTGPNASYHRLLRLDQRRCVARIVEGRGTDTAWRKTSGDLPVAICIGLPLHVLLAASMAPPPGVDEMRIAHALAPTPLVQCRTVPLQVPAAAEIVLEGRIIRRLATEGPFVDLTGTWDLIRQQPVIEVDCITHRRDAIYHALLPGQREHRLLMGMPREPTIFAAVNQVCECLNVHITPGGTSWLHAVVQIRKRRPDDGRRAAEAAFRGHGSLKHVWVVDEDINPFDPAEVEWAMATRFQADRDLLVWRDQPSSSLDPSATHVPGQKSRSAKMGLDCTIPWDTPDGPSNPMAFRRVPIPRIDPAPYLDDGGAL; encoded by the coding sequence ATGAGCGATCCGTTTCCTTCCCTTCGTACGTTCTTGGCCCAGGCTGAAGCGGCCGGTTACCTGTTGACCATCCGCCGGCCGGTGAGCCCGCGTCTGGAGATGGCGCAGGTCATCTACGCGCTGGATGGCCGTCCGGTGCTGTTCACCAACGTGCCGGATAGCGACTATCGCGTGGCCTCCGGCGTCTGCTCCGACCGGCGGTATTTCGCCATGGCGCTGGGATGTCGTCCTGAACAGCTCCTGTTCCGCCTGGCCGATGCCCTGGCCGCTCCCCAAACGCCGCCAATCGTCACCGACGCGCCCTGTCAGGAGGTCGTGGAGGGCGAGGTGGATCTCACTCGCCTCCCTTTCCTCACGCACTGGGAGGGGGATGCGGGGCCGTATGCCACGGCCGCCGTTGCCATCGTCAGTGATCCGGACACGGGCCCGAATGCCTCATATCACCGGCTGCTTCGGCTGGATCAGCGCCGGTGCGTGGCGCGCATCGTCGAGGGACGGGGCACCGATACGGCCTGGCGTAAAACTTCAGGCGATCTGCCGGTGGCGATTTGTATCGGGCTACCCCTACATGTGTTGCTGGCCGCGTCTATGGCGCCGCCGCCGGGGGTAGACGAGATGCGCATCGCCCACGCGCTGGCTCCCACGCCGCTGGTGCAATGCCGAACGGTGCCATTGCAAGTGCCGGCGGCAGCAGAGATCGTCCTAGAGGGGCGCATCATCCGACGTCTGGCCACCGAGGGGCCGTTTGTGGACCTAACGGGCACCTGGGACCTCATTCGGCAGCAGCCGGTGATCGAGGTTGACTGTATCACTCACCGCCGCGACGCCATCTACCATGCATTGCTCCCTGGCCAGCGAGAGCATCGCCTGCTGATGGGAATGCCGCGGGAGCCGACCATTTTCGCTGCGGTCAACCAGGTGTGCGAGTGCCTGAACGTGCATATCACGCCAGGGGGCACGTCTTGGTTGCACGCGGTGGTGCAGATCCGCAAACGTCGCCCGGACGATGGCCGGCGCGCTGCCGAGGCTGCGTTTCGGGGACACGGATCGCTCAAGCACGTATGGGTGGTGGACGAGGACATCAACCCGTTCGACCCTGCTGAGGTAGAGTGGGCGATGGCGACCCGCTTTCAGGCCGACCGTGACCTGCTCGTGTGGCGGGATCAGCCGTCAAGCTCGCTGGACCCTTCAGCCACGCACGTCCCGGGTCAGAAGTCTCGTTCGGCCAAGATGGGGCTGGACTGTACGATCCCATGGGACACGCCCGATGGCCCTAGCAACCCGATGGCCTTCCGACGCGTGCCCATCCCGCGGATAGACCCAGCCCCGTATCTGGACGATGGCGGCGCGCTTTGA
- a CDS encoding DUF4129 domain-containing protein: MEVRQGAVLQDSVWLRSVFRPLLVVVLVMCLAIGFVAVAQVITPGWGRGLALPFLLLVSVESVYTTLWLASPERRGYRTARFRLGEALTLLLLARIAALGIIGRWPDGSLFHQWLQDPLSFLDGTFLFLSFLTLVCWSECALMMGILERMSLKPDELVAKPWLARAMDWNEVRARHPSRADLLQEFTAHWLWGGLILAICAGLSRVELLPASGQLIGIRHLGLSPLLQVALVAYFLGGLLMVSQGRLAVLRARWQYEGTPVEPAVVRRWGRLGLGMLIAIGLLAAMLPFGSSFALAQVLMAIIAFLMQLAYLMMLLFLSLFSSLLGLLGMRMGELVGTVKPEPPPTPELLRGGVQLPEWLGGLLVWLIMAAIIAYSLTAYLSGRGLRLDRGRLRRLWAWLLSWLGLWRGRLTTATRRMRALIPSRHAAESGQEASPWHFFSLKRLSPREQIQYFYLSTVRRATARGVPRRPSETPREYEGDLEANWPELEQELVSLTDSFIYARYSRRELGVEDARHAQQVWKRIKASLRGRAAPSRPADPSKKRPV, translated from the coding sequence ATGGAAGTTAGACAAGGAGCTGTCTTGCAGGACAGCGTGTGGCTGAGGAGCGTGTTCCGCCCGCTGCTGGTGGTTGTACTAGTGATGTGCCTAGCCATCGGCTTCGTAGCTGTGGCGCAGGTGATCACGCCGGGATGGGGACGAGGGCTCGCGCTGCCGTTCCTCTTGCTCGTCTCGGTGGAATCCGTGTACACAACGTTGTGGCTGGCGTCGCCCGAACGGCGTGGATATCGCACGGCTCGCTTCCGCCTGGGGGAGGCCTTAACCCTGCTCCTCCTAGCCCGGATCGCTGCTTTGGGAATCATCGGCCGGTGGCCTGACGGCTCATTGTTCCATCAATGGCTGCAAGATCCGCTGAGCTTCCTGGATGGCACCTTCCTCTTCTTGAGCTTCCTGACCCTCGTCTGCTGGAGCGAATGCGCCCTGATGATGGGGATCCTGGAGCGCATGTCGCTGAAACCTGACGAGCTAGTGGCGAAGCCGTGGCTTGCTCGCGCGATGGACTGGAACGAGGTACGCGCCCGCCACCCCTCCCGCGCAGACCTGCTGCAGGAGTTCACTGCGCACTGGCTGTGGGGCGGGCTGATCCTGGCGATCTGCGCTGGGCTCTCGCGCGTGGAGCTGCTGCCGGCCAGCGGCCAGTTGATCGGGATCCGCCACTTGGGCCTGTCACCGCTGTTGCAAGTTGCCCTGGTGGCCTACTTCCTGGGAGGGCTGCTGATGGTCAGCCAGGGGCGATTGGCCGTGCTGCGCGCGCGCTGGCAGTACGAGGGCACACCAGTTGAGCCGGCTGTGGTGCGGCGCTGGGGCCGGCTGGGGCTGGGCATGCTGATAGCGATCGGGCTACTCGCGGCGATGCTGCCATTCGGCTCCTCATTCGCCCTGGCCCAGGTGCTGATGGCCATTATCGCCTTTCTGATGCAACTGGCGTACCTGATGATGCTGCTCTTCCTATCCCTGTTCAGTAGCCTGCTTGGGCTGCTGGGCATGCGCATGGGCGAACTTGTCGGCACCGTCAAGCCGGAGCCTCCTCCGACGCCGGAGCTTCTGCGCGGGGGAGTGCAGCTCCCTGAGTGGCTCGGCGGGTTGCTGGTCTGGCTGATCATGGCGGCCATCATCGCCTACTCGCTCACGGCTTATCTAAGCGGGCGCGGCCTGCGCCTGGACCGCGGCCGGCTGCGCCGGCTGTGGGCGTGGCTGCTTTCATGGCTGGGCCTCTGGCGAGGCAGGCTGACAACGGCCACGCGGCGTATGCGCGCCCTGATCCCGTCCCGTCACGCGGCGGAGTCCGGCCAGGAGGCTTCCCCCTGGCACTTCTTCAGCCTCAAGCGGCTCAGCCCACGCGAGCAGATCCAGTATTTCTATCTGTCCACAGTGCGACGCGCGACGGCTCGCGGCGTGCCACGGCGGCCCTCGGAGACCCCTCGTGAGTACGAAGGGGACCTGGAGGCGAACTGGCCGGAACTAGAGCAGGAGTTGGTCTCGCTGACCGATTCCTTTATCTACGCCCGCTATAGCCGACGCGAGCTCGGCGTGGAAGACGCGAGGCACGCGCAGCAGGTCTGGAAGCGGATCAAGGCCTCGCTGCGAGGCCGGGCGGCGCCGAGCCGGCCGGCTGATCCCAGCAAGAAAAGGCCTGTGTGA
- a CDS encoding Mut7-C RNAse domain-containing protein codes for MDELYQNPPEETREPEPRLLLDAMLGSLARWLRLLGCDVALASDDESDAALIRRARAEGRVIVTRDTGLIRRRGVQVFLITSTDLAEQIQQVVSYWKIGTERIGTRCLVCNHELEPLSREEAFGQVPPYVWVTQTRFSYCPGCERIYWPGTHWEKMSIRLANLLRTH; via the coding sequence ATGGACGAATTGTACCAGAACCCGCCTGAAGAGACAAGGGAACCTGAGCCGCGGCTCCTGCTGGATGCGATGTTGGGGAGCCTGGCGCGCTGGCTGCGCCTGCTGGGCTGCGATGTCGCGCTCGCATCCGATGATGAAAGCGATGCCGCGCTGATCCGCCGGGCGCGGGCGGAAGGACGCGTGATCGTAACGAGGGACACCGGCTTAATCCGACGGCGTGGGGTACAGGTCTTCCTCATCACCAGCACCGATCTGGCCGAACAGATCCAACAGGTGGTCTCCTACTGGAAGATCGGCACCGAGCGCATCGGCACGCGCTGCCTGGTGTGCAATCACGAGCTGGAGCCGCTGTCCCGCGAGGAGGCCTTCGGCCAGGTGCCGCCATATGTGTGGGTCACGCAAACGCGGTTTTCGTACTGCCCGGGATGCGAGCGCATCTACTGGCCAGGGACTCATTGGGAAAAGATGAGCATCCGCTTGGCGAACCTTCTGAGAACCCACTGA
- a CDS encoding ammonium transporter, which produces MIGRRALWILAALAAFNLAAASPAWAAEPAQAQPSNGDALWPLVAGSLAWLVPIGFVLIAAAGLETPLARQAALTGLAAMGLSALGYWAVGFGIHFGGIGLISDRPGLEGLVWEWSALGPEWGPGWGMVGLRGWGLLHEAATPAAYLLFFAQLPWVTTATLIPLLSLRGRAPTLVAAVTGLLVSALLYPLVGNWISGGGWLANLGSNLGLGHGLVDFGGAAGVHLLGASVALAGILIFCPRRPPRADEAPVDLPPVHLPLLGTLGATLIVVGGLGWSYANPLLDPAVMPPVRGAINALLAAAGGALAPLAYTWFVAGRHDALMVARGVAAGAIAMLAAGPLVPPWAALLIGTVAGLAIPLATYAVDHILRLDDPTAVIATHGLGAIWGLLAVALFADGLAGRGWNGIGADQYLGVAGQGVTGLFAAAQMRPDWPGQIQAQFIGLMAVVFIPFLAASLSLGAVATLIQAWHAPYPSVMEPASQIAPAGDPFSDGWEETAVEATDQGR; this is translated from the coding sequence ATGATCGGGCGTCGAGCGCTGTGGATCCTCGCTGCCCTGGCCGCGTTCAACCTGGCGGCCGCGAGCCCTGCGTGGGCCGCCGAGCCGGCCCAAGCTCAGCCCTCCAACGGAGATGCGTTATGGCCGCTGGTTGCTGGTAGCCTGGCCTGGCTGGTCCCCATTGGCTTCGTCCTGATCGCGGCTGCCGGCCTGGAGACGCCACTGGCCCGCCAGGCCGCCCTTACCGGCCTGGCCGCTATGGGCCTTTCAGCTCTGGGATATTGGGCCGTCGGCTTCGGGATCCACTTCGGCGGCATCGGCCTGATCAGCGACCGCCCCGGGCTGGAGGGGCTGGTCTGGGAATGGTCGGCGCTGGGCCCCGAGTGGGGGCCCGGCTGGGGCATGGTGGGCCTGCGCGGCTGGGGGCTCCTCCATGAGGCTGCCACCCCCGCGGCGTATCTGCTCTTCTTCGCCCAACTCCCATGGGTGACTACTGCCACGTTGATCCCGCTGCTCAGCCTGCGCGGGCGCGCGCCAACGCTGGTCGCCGCCGTGACCGGGCTTTTGGTCAGCGCCCTGCTCTACCCGCTGGTCGGCAACTGGATCAGCGGCGGCGGCTGGCTGGCCAACCTGGGCAGCAACCTGGGCCTGGGACACGGCCTTGTGGACTTCGGCGGCGCCGCCGGCGTTCACCTCCTGGGGGCTAGCGTGGCGCTGGCCGGCATCTTGATCTTCTGCCCGCGTCGGCCACCTCGCGCCGACGAAGCGCCGGTGGATCTGCCCCCTGTTCACCTCCCCCTGCTAGGCACCCTGGGCGCCACGCTGATCGTGGTCGGCGGCCTGGGGTGGAGCTATGCCAACCCCTTGCTCGATCCTGCCGTCATGCCCCCGGTTCGCGGCGCCATCAACGCGCTACTGGCCGCCGCCGGTGGCGCGCTGGCCCCGCTGGCCTATACCTGGTTCGTCGCCGGCCGACACGACGCGCTCATGGTGGCGCGAGGGGTCGCGGCCGGCGCGATCGCCATGCTGGCGGCCGGGCCGTTGGTGCCTCCTTGGGCAGCGCTGCTGATCGGTACGGTCGCCGGGCTGGCGATCCCGCTGGCGACCTACGCGGTGGACCACATCCTCCGCCTGGACGATCCCACGGCCGTGATCGCCACGCATGGCCTGGGCGCCATCTGGGGCCTATTGGCCGTCGCCCTCTTCGCCGATGGGCTGGCCGGGCGCGGCTGGAACGGCATCGGCGCCGATCAATACCTGGGGGTGGCCGGCCAGGGGGTGACCGGGCTGTTCGCCGCAGCCCAGATGCGGCCGGACTGGCCTGGCCAGATACAGGCTCAGTTCATCGGCTTAATGGCTGTCGTGTTCATCCCCTTCCTGGCGGCGAGCCTGTCCCTGGGCGCGGTCGCCACGCTGATCCAGGCCTGGCATGCCCCGTATCCCTCAGTAATGGAGCCGGCATCACAGATAGCGCCTGCCGGCGATCCGTTCTCTGATGGCTGGGAAGAGACGGCCGTGGAGGCGACGGACCAAGGACGATAG
- the mvk gene encoding mevalonate kinase, whose amino-acid sequence MSARVLGRGSAPGKVILLGEHAVVYGRPAIAVPVTRVQAEAVVTSGLPGEGLSIHALDLGQVISLTTAPRDHPLAAIARAALHELGISPMPDWIVSVRSTIPIAAGMGSGAAVSAAIARALAAAAGYELPTHAVSELVYRVEHLHHGTPSGIDNTVVSYACPIYFVKGRSPQPLRIARPFWLVIGDTGVPSPTKTAVLEVRQAWEADPTRFEELFDRIAALVEVARTAIEAGAVEALGPLMTENQALLREIGVSSPELERLIEAARAAGASGAKLVGAGRGGNMIALAEPDRAEAIAAALRAAGAVRTIVTQVDGSSDPRDLL is encoded by the coding sequence ATGAGTGCTCGGGTTCTGGGGCGCGGGAGCGCGCCCGGCAAGGTGATCCTATTGGGAGAACATGCGGTGGTATATGGTCGGCCGGCCATCGCCGTGCCGGTGACGCGCGTACAAGCTGAGGCGGTGGTGACTTCTGGCCTGCCGGGTGAGGGCTTGTCCATCCACGCGCTCGACCTCGGACAGGTGATCTCGCTGACAACGGCGCCGCGCGATCACCCGCTGGCGGCCATCGCGCGAGCGGCCCTGCATGAGCTAGGCATCTCACCGATGCCCGATTGGATAGTGAGCGTGCGTTCAACGATCCCCATTGCGGCCGGCATGGGCAGCGGCGCGGCTGTCTCGGCGGCCATCGCACGGGCGTTGGCGGCGGCCGCGGGCTACGAGCTCCCCACCCATGCTGTATCCGAGCTGGTCTACCGGGTGGAGCATCTGCACCATGGTACTCCCTCTGGGATTGACAACACTGTGGTCAGTTATGCCTGCCCAATTTATTTCGTTAAAGGGCGATCCCCACAGCCGTTGCGTATCGCCCGACCCTTCTGGCTGGTGATCGGCGATACGGGGGTGCCCAGCCCGACCAAGACAGCGGTGCTGGAGGTGCGCCAAGCGTGGGAGGCCGATCCGACCCGCTTCGAAGAGCTATTCGATCGGATCGCGGCCCTCGTTGAGGTTGCCCGCACGGCTATTGAAGCGGGAGCTGTCGAGGCGCTGGGGCCACTGATGACTGAGAATCAGGCGCTGCTGCGTGAGATCGGCGTCAGCTCCCCAGAACTGGAGCGGCTGATCGAGGCCGCTCGTGCTGCGGGCGCGAGCGGGGCCAAGCTGGTGGGCGCCGGCCGCGGCGGCAACATGATCGCCCTGGCTGAGCCTGACCGGGCAGAGGCGATCGCGGCGGCCCTGCGTGCCGCCGGCGCCGTGCGCACGATCGTCACTCAGGTGGATGGAAGCTCAGACCCCCGTGATCTGTTGTAG
- the thpR gene encoding RNA 2',3'-cyclic phosphodiesterase, with protein MKPQRVARQTSQLSRTPEVLRTFIAIELDEAARAALGMVQDELKPRVPRGSVRWVDPAGIHLTLKFLGETPVTRLPEIEAALRMACAPFSTLDLIVEGRGCFPNFRRPNVIWVAVRDRGNALTRLQRAIEEHLAPLGWPPEGRPFRPHLTLGRVNRGLRPDERAAVGAAVEAFEVEQIAMIHVTGVSLMRSDLRPTGAVYTRLFEVALEGIAKSGE; from the coding sequence ATGAAGCCACAGCGCGTCGCTAGGCAGACCTCTCAACTATCGCGGACACCGGAGGTCCTGCGCACCTTCATCGCCATCGAGCTGGACGAGGCGGCCCGCGCCGCCCTCGGCATGGTTCAGGACGAGCTGAAGCCCAGGGTGCCCAGGGGAAGCGTGCGCTGGGTGGATCCCGCCGGCATCCACCTGACCCTCAAGTTCCTAGGGGAGACGCCCGTGACACGGCTTCCTGAGATCGAGGCGGCTCTGCGGATGGCCTGCGCCCCCTTCTCGACCCTGGACCTGATCGTCGAGGGGCGCGGCTGTTTCCCCAACTTTCGGCGCCCCAACGTGATCTGGGTGGCCGTTCGTGACCGTGGCAACGCCTTGACGAGGTTGCAGCGAGCGATCGAGGAGCACCTGGCCCCACTGGGCTGGCCCCCGGAAGGCCGCCCCTTCCGTCCACATCTGACGCTAGGCCGCGTGAACCGGGGGCTGCGCCCGGATGAACGGGCGGCCGTAGGTGCGGCGGTAGAAGCGTTCGAGGTGGAGCAGATCGCCATGATCCATGTGACAGGTGTCAGCCTAATGCGCAGCGATCTGCGTCCGACGGGCGCGGTGTACACGAGGCTGTTCGAAGTGGCGTTAGAGGGCATCGCGAAATCGGGAGAGTAG